Proteins encoded in a region of the Vicia villosa cultivar HV-30 ecotype Madison, WI linkage group LG5, Vvil1.0, whole genome shotgun sequence genome:
- the LOC131603442 gene encoding uncharacterized protein LOC131603442 codes for MSVTAGVSDTVIAVRDKLRGKIGQTKVKRYWPGKVPEWADEENEDGSADIRSTREAALDKAFPRHQEDTAIVRKDDRRLRRLAESRIDNREEVRADHRRIRQAEIVSTIEEEARRQEGLDLEEQDEDAMAERRRMLKEKLLQREQEEALPQEEEEEEEEEEEEEESEYETDSDEEYTGVAMVKPVFVPKSERDTIAERERLEAEEEALEEGRKRRLEQRRIETKQIVVEEIRKDEEIQKNVELEANIADVDTDDEINEAEEYEAWKVREIGRIKRDREDREALLKEKEEVERVRNMTEEERREWERRNPKPSQSSKQKWRFMQKYYHKGAFFQSNSDDRAATAGTDNIFTRDFSAPTGEDKMDKTILPKVMQVKHFGRSGRTKWSHLVNEDTTDWNNPWTYNDPLRAKYNERMAAMNAPIAKPKGSKKLKDWESR; via the exons ATGTCGGTGACAGCAGGTGTCAGTGATACGGTAATAGCTGTAAGGGATAAGCTTAGAGGTAAAATTGGCCAAACTAAAGTGAAGCGATATTGGCCCGGTAAAGTTCCCGAATGGGCTGATGAGGAGAATGAAGATGGTTCTGCTGATATTAGGTCCACCAGGGAAGCTGCTTTGGATAAGGCGTTTCCTCGGCACCAAGAAGATACTGCTATTGTTAGGAAAGATGATCGTAGGCTTCGGAGGTTGGCTGAGAGTCGGATAGATAACAGGGAGGAAGTTAGGGCGGATCATCGGCGTATTAGGCAGGCTGAGATTGTTTCTACTATTGAAGAGGAGGCGAGGAGGCAGGAGGGGTTGGATTTGGAGGAACAAGATGAGGATGCTATGGCGGAGAGAAGGAGAATGCTTAAGGAGAAGTTGCTTCAGAGGGAGCAAGAGGAGGCGCTTCCtcaggaagaggaagaggaggaggaggaagaagaggaggaagaggagTCTGAATATGAGACTGATTCTGATGAGGAGTATACTGGGGTAGCTATGGTGAAGCCTGTGTTTGTTCCTAAGTCGGAGAGAGATACGATTGCGGAGCGTGAGCGTCTTGAAGCTGAAGAGGAGGCGCTTGAGGAAGGGAGGAAGAGGAGATTGGAGCAAAGGAGGATTGAGACGAAGCAGATTGTTGTTGAGGAGATTCGGAAGGATGAGGAAATCCAGAAAAATGTTGAATTGGAGGCAAATATTGCTGATGTGGATACTGATGATGAAATCAACGAGGCAGAGGAATATGAGGCTTGGAAAGTGAGAGAGATCGGTAGGATCAAGAGGGATAGAGAGGATCGGGAGGCTCTGTTGAAGGAAAAAGAAGAGGTTGAGAGGGTGAGGAACATGACAGAGGAAGAAAGGAGAGAGTGGGAAAGGAGGAATCCAAAACCTTCTCAATCGTCAAAACAGAAATGGAGATTTATGCAGAAATACTATCACAAGGGTGCTTTCTTCCAGTCTAATTCTGATGATCGAGCTGCCACTGCTGGAACTGACAATATTTTCACGCGTGATTTCTCAGCCCCAACTGGGGAAGATAAGATGGACAAGACGATATTGCCTAAAGTTATGCAAGTCAAGCACTTTGGTCGTAGTGGAAGAACTAAATGGTCACATCTGGTCAATGAGGACACTACTGATTGGAACAACCC GTGGACTTACAACGATCCACTACGTGCAAAGTATAACGAGAGAATGGCAGCAATGAATGCACCTATAGCAAAGCCCAAAGGAAGCAAAAAATTGAAGGATTGGGAATCTCGGTGA
- the LOC131605836 gene encoding protein RALF-like 32, whose amino-acid sequence MKLLTFFYFMLFIIFMQLSSNVLSLSSAHHSKICNGSIGECNQEGEELMESEISRRLLEQRRYISVGALKRDKPVCNGGAGGEAYSRSEGCIPPPSNPYNRGCSKYYRCRSDS is encoded by the coding sequence ATGAAACTCCTCACCTTCTTCTACTTCAtgctcttcatcatcttcatgcaGTTAAGCAGCAATGTGTTATCACTGAGTAGTGCTCATCATTCAAAGATATGCAATGGTTCCATAGGTGAATGCAATCAAGAAGGTGAAGAATTGATGGAGTCGGAAATAAGCAGAAGgcttttggaacaaagaagaTACATTTCTGTAGGAGCTTTAAAGAGAGATAAACCAGTATGTAATGGTGGTGCAGGTGGTGAAGCTTATAGTAGATCTGAAGGATGTATTCCTCCACCTTCAAATCCCTATAATAGAGGATGTTCTAAGTATTATCGTTGTAGGTCTGATTCTTGA